One Streptomyces sp. R28 DNA window includes the following coding sequences:
- a CDS encoding ATP-binding protein encodes MASVIPSPPLGTNAEAPHGLGTAPAVGPQRGAAAERRFRFELAAHPGSPAQARRLTRARLNGWAVCEDTCDTAALVVSELVTNAIAHTASEHIVCELRDGAELVRIAVRDEGCAPSEPHPLAARPEEEHGRGLLLIDALCHAWGTREQGAGLVVWADLRRATGFPDASPVDSPGDLPDNTGPYNDLGWGSRPKPGPAGGSDDEDEAQARHGGGTGSAWL; translated from the coding sequence GTGGCAAGCGTGATTCCGTCCCCACCCTTAGGAACAAACGCCGAGGCCCCCCACGGCCTCGGTACCGCCCCGGCAGTCGGGCCCCAGCGGGGCGCCGCCGCCGAGCGCCGGTTCCGCTTCGAACTGGCCGCGCATCCGGGTTCGCCCGCGCAGGCCAGACGCCTGACCCGGGCGCGGCTGAACGGCTGGGCGGTGTGCGAGGACACCTGCGACACGGCGGCTCTGGTCGTGTCCGAGCTGGTCACCAACGCGATCGCGCACACCGCGAGCGAACACATCGTCTGCGAGCTGCGCGATGGCGCCGAGCTGGTGCGCATAGCCGTGCGCGACGAGGGGTGCGCGCCGAGTGAGCCCCATCCGTTGGCGGCGCGACCCGAGGAGGAGCACGGGAGGGGACTGCTTCTCATCGACGCCCTCTGCCACGCGTGGGGGACCCGGGAGCAGGGGGCCGGGCTGGTCGTCTGGGCGGACCTGCGGCGCGCGACCGGGTTCCCGGACGCCTCCCCTGTCGACTCCCCTGGCGACCTCCCTGACAACACCGGGCCGTACAACGACCTCGGGTGGGGATCCCGGCCCAAGCCGGGTCCGGCCGGGGGTTCGGACGACGAGGACGAGGCGCAGGCGCGGCACGGTGGGGGAACGGGGTCCGCATGGCTGTGA
- a CDS encoding ABC transporter ATP-binding protein gives MGKKRGAGESGVSESERLLFGGPLRYDMGWNQHRDAFLELSFRALVTRLPSLLASSFRLAWQADRRAARTVLVAEVGRGLGQAVGLLAVNSVLGRLIGGGALEERLRGAVPALVAMAVVMVVSTLLRAASTYATGRLEPKVERVATELYLERAAAVELAAIEDHAFHKLLDTAQYGAGAARRMIAYSTRVVNAAISLIAAAGVLTVLHPALLPLLATMTLPSAWSALTNARRRYESFHTWVQHSRAGHLISGLLTEPAAAPEIRVHGVGPFLLRHYRAMSETAEAEQARLARLAARTGLIAAAWTGLATVATYATLGGLLLAGAMALSVAGTAVIAIRTGSSSLDTLVLEVNALHEEALFVGDLQRLYVEAAERAIPVGGAALPEEPREVRFENVTFSYPGESARPALDDVTLTLPLGRIVALVGENGSGKTTLVKLLAGLYIPDRGRILWDDVDAAGADRHQLAERIAMVAQDFKRWPFTARVNVAVGRSSAPLTEERLAASLAEAGAEDVVADLPRGLDTLLARHFSGGHELSGGQWQRLGIARAAYRRGHILIVDEPTAALDARAELEVFEKIRALASAGQTVVLITHRLASVRHADLVHVLDQGRLVESGTPDELLATGGVYAELYSLQAEQFTTRVPAPKAG, from the coding sequence GTGGGGAAGAAGCGCGGTGCTGGTGAGAGCGGGGTTTCTGAGTCGGAGCGGCTGCTCTTCGGGGGTCCCCTGCGGTACGACATGGGGTGGAATCAGCACCGGGACGCCTTTCTGGAGTTGAGCTTCCGGGCCCTGGTGACGCGGTTGCCGTCGCTGTTGGCGTCGAGTTTCCGGCTCGCCTGGCAGGCCGACCGGCGGGCCGCGCGGACCGTGCTGGTGGCCGAGGTGGGGCGGGGGCTGGGACAGGCGGTCGGGCTGCTCGCCGTGAACAGCGTGCTGGGGCGGCTGATCGGGGGCGGGGCACTGGAGGAGCGGTTACGGGGGGCCGTTCCCGCGCTCGTCGCGATGGCTGTCGTGATGGTGGTCTCGACGTTGCTGCGGGCCGCTTCGACGTATGCGACCGGGCGCCTGGAGCCCAAGGTCGAGCGAGTGGCGACCGAGCTGTATCTGGAGCGGGCGGCGGCCGTGGAGCTGGCCGCGATCGAGGACCACGCCTTCCACAAGCTGCTGGACACCGCGCAGTACGGCGCGGGTGCCGCCCGCCGCATGATCGCGTACAGCACCCGCGTCGTGAACGCGGCCATCTCGCTGATCGCCGCGGCCGGCGTGCTCACCGTGCTGCACCCCGCCCTGCTCCCCCTCCTCGCCACCATGACGCTGCCCAGCGCCTGGAGTGCCCTGACCAACGCCCGGCGGCGTTACGAGTCCTTCCACACCTGGGTGCAGCACTCCCGCGCGGGCCATCTGATCAGCGGGCTGCTCACCGAGCCCGCCGCCGCGCCCGAGATCCGCGTCCATGGCGTCGGGCCTTTCCTGCTGCGCCACTACCGGGCGATGTCGGAGACGGCGGAGGCGGAGCAGGCGCGGCTGGCCCGGCTGGCGGCACGTACGGGGCTCATCGCGGCGGCGTGGACGGGGCTCGCGACCGTCGCGACGTACGCGACGCTGGGCGGGCTGCTGCTGGCCGGCGCGATGGCGCTCTCCGTGGCGGGTACGGCCGTCATCGCCATCCGCACCGGCTCTTCGAGCCTCGACACCCTGGTCCTGGAGGTCAACGCCCTCCACGAGGAGGCCCTCTTCGTGGGCGATCTGCAGCGGCTGTACGTCGAGGCGGCCGAGCGCGCGATTCCGGTCGGTGGGGCCGCCCTGCCGGAGGAACCGCGGGAGGTCCGCTTCGAGAACGTCACCTTCAGCTACCCCGGCGAATCCGCCCGCCCCGCCCTCGACGACGTCACGCTCACCCTCCCCCTCGGCCGGATCGTCGCGCTGGTCGGCGAGAACGGCTCCGGCAAGACGACGCTGGTGAAGCTGCTGGCGGGCCTGTACATCCCGGACCGGGGCCGGATCCTGTGGGACGACGTCGACGCGGCCGGCGCCGACCGGCACCAACTCGCCGAGCGCATCGCGATGGTGGCCCAGGACTTCAAGCGCTGGCCGTTCACCGCCCGGGTCAATGTGGCCGTCGGCCGCTCGTCCGCGCCCCTCACCGAGGAACGTCTGGCCGCCTCGCTCGCCGAGGCCGGGGCCGAGGACGTGGTCGCCGATCTGCCGCGCGGCCTGGACACCCTGCTGGCCCGCCACTTCAGCGGCGGGCACGAGCTGTCCGGCGGTCAGTGGCAGCGGCTCGGGATCGCCCGGGCCGCCTACCGGCGCGGCCACATCCTGATCGTGGACGAGCCGACCGCGGCCCTGGACGCGCGGGCCGAGCTGGAGGTCTTCGAGAAGATCCGCGCGCTGGCGTCCGCCGGACAGACGGTCGTCCTCATCACCCACCGGCTGGCGTCCGTACGCCATGCCGATCTGGTGCATGTCCTCGACCAAGGGCGGCTGGTGGAGTCCGGCACGCCCGACGAACTGCTGGCCACCGGCGGTGTCTACGCCGAGCTGTACTCGCTCCAGGCGGAGCAGTTCACGACACGGGTGCCCGCCCCGAAGGCGGGCTGA
- a CDS encoding DUF899 domain-containing protein, whose translation MSLPEIVSREQWRAAREELLAKEKAATRARDALNAERRRLPMVEVEEEYVFEGGDGKATLLDLFEGRHQLVVHHFMFAPEWDAGCRSCSGFLDQIGHLAHLKARGTTLVAVSRAPYTKILPFKARMGWTVPWYSSYGSDFNHDFEVTLEREGEPLERPGVSCFLRDGERVFHTYSTYERGLDGLGSTTGFLDLTALGRQEEWEEPEGRASALGAPAGSERIRYHDEYEE comes from the coding sequence ATGTCGCTTCCGGAGATCGTCTCGCGCGAGCAGTGGCGTGCGGCACGCGAGGAACTGCTGGCCAAGGAGAAGGCGGCCACGCGCGCGCGTGACGCGCTCAACGCCGAGCGGCGCAGGCTGCCCATGGTCGAGGTCGAGGAGGAGTACGTCTTCGAGGGAGGCGACGGCAAGGCCACCCTGCTCGACCTGTTCGAGGGGCGGCACCAACTCGTCGTCCACCACTTCATGTTCGCCCCCGAATGGGACGCCGGCTGCCGCAGTTGCTCGGGTTTCCTGGACCAGATCGGGCATCTGGCGCACCTGAAGGCGCGTGGGACGACGCTTGTGGCCGTCTCCAGGGCGCCGTACACGAAGATCCTGCCGTTCAAGGCGCGCATGGGCTGGACGGTGCCCTGGTACTCGTCGTACGGCAGCGACTTCAACCACGACTTCGAGGTGACCCTGGAGCGCGAGGGCGAGCCGCTGGAACGGCCCGGTGTCAGCTGCTTCCTGCGGGACGGGGAACGCGTCTTCCACACCTACTCGACTTACGAGCGCGGCCTCGACGGGCTGGGCTCGACCACCGGCTTCCTGGACCTCACCGCGCTGGGCCGGCAGGAGGAGTGGGAGGAGCCCGAGGGGCGCGCGTCGGCTCTTGGGGCGCCTGCGGGCAGCGAACGCATCCGCTATCACGATGAGTATGAGGAGTGA
- a CDS encoding cytochrome P450, with product MDLADGLIDHPYDVYRRLRDSAPVHRVAGPDGSPAWLVTRYDDVREALADPRLSLDKRHATPGSYRGLALPPALDANLLNMDPPDHTRIRRLVGRAFTPSRIAQLRTPIRQTADRLLDALGPLGTTDLIASYAAPLPVTVICDLLGVPDEHRRDFWEWTDALVAPDPARPQAAKEAVVAMLGFFTRLLADKREEPGDDLLSDLIAVRDEGDRLSEDELMSLAFLILFAGYENTVQLIGNAVLALLSHPEQLAALREDPSRIPAAVEELARYDGPALLAIRRFPTEDVTIGGVTVPAGDTVLLSLSAANRDPARFPDPDRLDLGRDAFGHLALGHGIHYCLGAPLARAEAEIALAALLERFPALDLADRELRWRRSLRARGLLALPVTYSEAESTPKSAPKRSPEILRARR from the coding sequence ATGGACCTCGCCGACGGCCTCATCGACCACCCGTACGACGTGTACCGGCGCCTGCGCGACAGCGCGCCGGTCCACCGCGTCGCCGGCCCCGACGGCAGTCCCGCCTGGCTCGTCACCCGCTACGACGACGTCCGCGAGGCCCTCGCCGATCCGCGCCTCTCCCTGGACAAGAGGCATGCGACGCCGGGGAGTTACCGGGGCCTCGCCCTCCCTCCCGCCCTCGACGCCAACCTCCTCAACATGGACCCGCCCGACCACACCCGCATCCGCCGTCTGGTCGGCCGCGCCTTCACACCGAGCCGCATCGCACAACTGCGTACGCCCATACGGCAGACCGCCGACCGTCTCCTCGACGCCCTCGGCCCGCTCGGCACCACCGACCTGATCGCCTCCTACGCCGCACCCCTCCCCGTCACCGTCATCTGCGACCTCCTCGGCGTCCCGGACGAGCACCGACGGGACTTTTGGGAGTGGACCGACGCCCTGGTCGCCCCCGACCCAGCGCGACCGCAGGCCGCGAAGGAGGCGGTGGTGGCGATGCTCGGCTTCTTCACCCGGCTCCTCGCCGACAAGCGCGAGGAACCCGGCGACGATCTGCTCTCCGACCTGATCGCGGTCCGCGACGAGGGCGACCGGCTGAGCGAGGACGAGCTGATGTCCCTCGCCTTCCTCATCCTCTTCGCCGGGTACGAGAACACCGTGCAGCTCATCGGCAACGCCGTGCTCGCGCTGCTCAGCCACCCGGAGCAGCTCGCCGCCCTGCGCGAGGACCCGTCCCGAATCCCCGCCGCCGTCGAGGAGCTCGCCCGCTACGACGGCCCCGCCCTGCTCGCCATCCGCCGTTTCCCGACCGAGGACGTCACGATCGGAGGTGTCACCGTCCCCGCCGGCGACACCGTCCTGCTCTCCCTCTCCGCCGCCAACCGCGACCCCGCCCGCTTCCCCGACCCCGACCGCCTCGACCTCGGCCGCGACGCCTTTGGCCACCTCGCGCTCGGACACGGCATCCACTACTGCCTCGGCGCCCCGCTGGCCCGAGCCGAGGCCGAGATCGCCCTGGCCGCGCTGCTGGAACGGTTCCCCGCACTCGACCTCGCGGACAGGGAGCTCCGGTGGCGCCGCTCCCTGCGCGCGCGTGGCCTGCTCGCGCTCCCGGTGACGTACTCCGAAGCCGAAAGCACGCCGAAGAGTGCTCCGAAAAGATCTCCCGAAATTCTCCGGGCCCGGCGATGA